The sequence CTACCAAGATTCCATCCCTACGGGATTTTAATAGCTCCGTTAGGAGCGAAATCTTGGTAGAAAATTAAAACCCAATGATGCGAAGCCCCATCGGGGCGACATAACATTTATTTTATATGAAATTTAAACAGTCTCTTAAAGGATTCGACATTTTCATTTTGAAGATAATTTTTCAATTATTTCAACATATACTTTTTCAGCGCCTGTGCCATTATATAACAATATGTTGGCCAGAAGAAGCGAACTTTTGTCTACTGCTGATCTCCTCAATTTTATCATTTGCACGTTCAAACGCTAATTTCCGTTTGTAATTATACCACTTTTCTCCGAAAAACTTAGTCATTAATTTGTCAAAAGGCATATAAACCGCAAGATTTAAAATACCATTAAATACAGTCAACATATCAGGGCCAATTTTCCTAAAGCTTACACCAAACCCGCCTGTAAGGTAAACTATATGATGCCACCATCCCGCCGGCATAAAAATGGCATCTCCCCTTTCCAAAACTATATCATAACCATTTACGTATTTTAAACCGGGAAATTTCTGATAATCGGGCTTATCAATATCGACAAGACTAAACGTATTAAGTGGTAATTTGTATAGCAGTTCGGAATATTCGGGGCTGAATAATACTACGCGTTTTCTGCCATCGAACTGAGTAAGTAATACATTACTCATATCAATATCCTGGTGCATACGCGTTACACTATTTATACCACCAAAAAAAACAAAACCAACATCTTTCAAAAAACTCTCAAAAATACCAGGGCATTTATAATCTTTCTTCAGCGAGGGTTTTTTTTTAAATATATTAAAAAGAAAAATGCGGTAATGGCAGGGCTTATCCGATGAGATAATATTCAGGTACTCATCAAAACGCATTTGCTTATCCGGTTTGGTAATCGCAGTTTTACTTGAGTTGACGCTGGTGCTGTCATACAAATCAACCATACAATCGCCCATGGTTTGAGCAAACCAGTTCATTGTCCATTTTTGCCCGGCCGGTTGATCATTTATGATTCCCTTAATGATAACGGGTTTCCGGGGTATGAAATAATTCTCATTAAACTCCCGTGGTGATATTTTTTCTACTACTTCTATTTTCAAACTTAAGTTCATTTTCAATTTTCAATTTTTGAACTTCAGTTGGGGAATTAAAAATCATATTGGGATTTTTATTCCACACTAAACTTCTAAACCGACAAATCGTAAATCAACTTACTCTCCTTTAAAAATAGGTTTTCGTTTTTCTAAAAATGCTTTTACTCCTTCCCCAAAATCATGACTGGCTGCTGCTTCAACCTGCATTTTGCCCTCAGCCTCTAATTGCTTTTCAAGTGAATTAAATAACGATTCATTTAATAAGCGTTTTGTAAGTCCTATACCTTTTGTCGGCATGTTAGCTAAATTTGAAGCAAAGATCATACCCTCTTCATTTAGCTTAGGATCTTCTACTACTTTATATACCATACCCATTTGCAAAGCCTGTGTGGCTGTTACATTATCACCGAGCATCATCAAAGCGGATGCCCGTTGAAAACCAACAAGACGCGGGAGAAAAAAGGTTCCTCCGCTATCGGGTATCAGCCCTATTTTGCTGAATGCCTGTACAAAAGAAGCTGAAGTAGCTGCGATGACGATATCACATGCCAATGCAATATTAGCTCCGGCCCCAGCAGCTATGCCATTTACAGCACACACCACAGGTTTCTCTATTTGTCGAATAGCCAGAATAATAGGATTGTAATGTTCACGCACAATACGTTCGATACTTAAACCTGTTCCATTGGTTGTTTCACTTAAATCCTGTCCGGCACAGAAGGCCTTACCTTCAGCAGTAATCAACACGGCCCGAATAGCTTTATTTGACGAAGCTTCACCCAATGCCTGCTGCAATAGCAAGGCCATTTCCCTGTTAAAGCTGTTATATTTTTCGGGACGATTTAAGGTGATCTTGCACACCCCGTTTAGTATTTCTGATTTTACGACTGCCATTTTTTGATTTTTATTAAGTATTAAAAATATGTTTTTATCTGCAAGGATCCATCCCTTTTTAAAAAAAAGTTCAGATACACTTAAAATAATCGAACGGTTCTTTACAATCGTTGCACCGGTATAATGCTTTGCAGGATGTGGAGCCAAATTGACTTGTCATTTCGGTATTTACTGAGCCGCATTGCGGACAAGCAGGGTGCTTTTTCTTTCCTAAAAGGAATCCTTTATCTATACTCGTTTTTTCGGGCGGAGCAATGCCGTATTTTCTAAGTTTTTCTTTAGCTTCCTCATTGATCCAGTCGGTTGTCCAGGGAGGCGAATACACCATTTTGATCTCCACATGCTCCATTCCGCTCAATTTTAATATTGAAACGATCTGATCTTCGATAAGTTTCATGGCAGGGCAGCCTGAATAAGTCGGCGTAACAGTTACAATGCATCCATTGGCAGTTAATTCAACATCGCGCAGGATCCCCAGCTCTTTTATGTTAATGACAGGTATCTCAGGATCCGGAATTTCGGAAAGAAGGTTTAATACTTCTGCTTTTGTATGTGATCCGGGTATCATTATTTTTAAAACATGTCAATTTTCGGAGTACCCCATTTGAAATCTACATATGACCTGAGAGACAATGGTAATTACCATTTGGCATTGGGAAATGTCCGGGGCAGGTATTGCATTTCGGCCAATAAATAACCGAGGTGTTCGGTATGCCTTCCTTCACGGCTTCCACGCTGCATAAAGGTTTGGGCTGGTATTTGCAGGGTCGCTTTTTCTAACAGTTCAGCTACATGATCGTTCCATTTTTGCTTTACCTGACCCAGATCCGCCGCAATCCCCTCTTTAATGAGCAGGGCATCAACTTCATCCATATCAAACAGGTCACCTGTAAACATCCATAAGTCGTTAATTGCATTCTGAATACGCTCATGACTTTCGGCAGTTCCATCACCCAACCGCAATACCCATTGAGAGCTGTGGCGAAGGTGATAAGTAATTTCTTTAATTGATTTCCCGGCTAATGCAGACAGTGTTTCATCCTTGCTGTTTTGCAAAGCCTGATAATAATAATATTGAAATGTGTCAAATAAAAACTGACGGGCTATTGTTTTAGCGTAATCACCGTTAGGCTGCTCAACCAACAAAACATTTTTAAATTCCCTTTCACTACGCAGGTATGCCAAATTATCTTCGGTATTATTGTTTCCTTCAACCCTTGCAGCATATTGCAACATAGCGGTTGCATGCCCTACAAAATCAAGTGCGATATTTGTTAAAGCAATATCTTCTTCCAGAATCGGACCATGCCCACACCACTCGCCCAAACGCTGGCCAAGTATAAGGCTGCTATCTGCCAGGCGCAGGCAATATTCAAAAAGTGCTTTTTGTTTTTCCATTTTTCTTTGGTTTCAGATCCATGGTTTCAGGCTTAACCAACCTGAAACATGAAACTTTAAACTATTCAACTATAAATACTTTACGCCGTCCGGTACTTTGTAAAACGTGGGATGACGATACACCTTATCATTGGCCGGTTCAAAAAAAGAACCAATATCTTCAGGACTTGACGCTCTTATATTTTTAGCTTCAACCACCCAAATACTGATACCCTCATTTCTCCTGGTATAAACATCACGGGCATTTTGAATAGCTAACTCCGCATCAGGCGCATGTAAGCTGCCTACATGTTTGTGTGGAATCCCGGGATTTGCCTGAATAAAAATCTCCCAAAGGGGCCATTGCGTGTCTTTTTTCTCCATTTCTTATTTTTGTGAATTATCCGGTAATGAATTATTCCTTCTCAAACTAAAATACCTGTTCCTGTTCTCATTTATCTATGCTGCCAATGCTTCCTTTTCAGCGTGCTTCATTGCATAAGCTTCCGCGGCTTCACGAACCCACTTGCCGTCTTTATCAGCATCAACACGAGCCTTTAAACGTTCTTTATTACATGGGCCATTTCCCTTTACTACATTAAAAAATTCTTCCCAATTTATAGGACCATGCTTATAGTGACCGGTTTCTTGATTGAATTTCAAGAGTGGATCAGGAAAAGTCAGTCCGATATAATCTCCCTGAGGAACCGTTCTATCGATAAACCGCTGACGAATACTGTCATTGCTCTCCATTTTAACTTTCCAATTCATTAATTCGGCACTATTAGGTGAGTTATCATCACTTGGTCCAAGCATCATTATGGCCGGCCACCACCAGCGATTAAGCGCATCCTGTGCCATTGCTTTCTGCTCAGGAGTACCGAATGCCAGTGAACACATGATCTCATATCCCTGCCGATTGTGAAAACTCTCTTCTTTACAAATACGAACCATCGCGCGTGAATAAGGGCCATAGGATCCTTTTGCCAAAGCTGTTTGATTCATAATAGCTGCACCATCTACCAACCAGCCAATAGCGCCAATATCAGCCCAGGTAAGAGTAGGATAGTTGAATATGCTTGAGTATTTAGCTTTTCCTGTATGCAACTGTTCGAGCATTTCGGTACGATCAACACCTAAGGTTTCAGCCGCACTGTAAAGGTACATGCCATGCCCCGCTTCATCCTGCACTTTTGCAAGCAATATTGCTTTGCGGCGCAGACTTGGGGCCCGTGTTATCCAATTACCCTCAGGAAGCATTCCTACAATTTCGGAATGGGCATGCTGCGACATCATTCGTATCAATTGCTTTCGGTAATGTTCAGGCATCCAATCTTTGGGTTCTATCTTAACTCCCTTATTAATTTTAACCTGAAACTCTTCCAATAATTTTTTCTCATCCTTTACCATAGCTCAAAATAATTGTTTTTTGCCATTATTGCAAACGTAAATCTACAAAACACAGCCCTATATGACAAAAAACATAGCATTTAAAAACAAAAAGCCGCCCGGATATCCCGGGCGACCTCCAATTAAATATTATTATAGGCTATAAATTAGTCTAAAAGCAGCTTTTGAGTAAAAAGCCTGTCATCAATCATAAGTCTGACAAAATAAACACCTGAACTCATAGCATTTCTGCCAATAGGAAATTTGTAATTTCCTTCGGCTAATTGTTGCCCGTTAACCAAGTCGAGTACCTCATTTCCTAAAATATCCAATAATTTAACCGATACCTTAGAATTATTTACAAGATTAAACTCAACAATCGACCTGTCCTGTGTTGGGTTAGGGTAAATATGGAAATCTAAATTGTCCGCCAATTCATCGTTAATACCAGTTAATGTCGATCCGGTAATATTTATATCATCAATATAGATATTATTGCCGTCTGCATTAATAAATTGAAACTTGATCCGGACATTACTACTAGAACCTACATTAAGATTAGTTACAGAATCATTCCTCCATTGAGTGGTTGAAGTAGGTGTAAAAGCGGTAGCCTGGGGAGGTACGCTTTTCATATTATTACCGGATTCTGTTTTCTTAACTATCCACGAAACGCCGCAATTGGTGGATATGTTTACCTTAAGCTGATCATTACTGCTGGCGTCCTTTTGAGCGTAGGCAATTTTGAAATACAATTTAGGGTTACCCAGTTTGGTACAATCGATCGTTGGCCCCATTAATTCTTCTATCTGCGCCGTATCGTTACTAAAATTATTTACCATTACACAGGAAGTCCCGCTGTATTTCGCAGCCGTAGTAGTTTGCCATTTATAGGTCTTATTATCCGGATTTGAAACCATCCAATTGGCATTTGGCACAGCTCCCCCGGATTCAAAGCCTTCAGTAAAAGGTACCGCTGTCATAGCTGTAGTAGAATATACCGTTATTAAATTCGTTTTGGTGACTGAAGGAGAAGACGTTCCATTACTTACCGTTAACGAAACATTATATACCCCAGCGGTGGGATATGTTACAGTTACAGATTGCGTTGTAGCTGTGCTTGGTATGCCACCGGGGAATGACCAAGAATAAGTAGTTGGTGTACCATTCCAGGAAGCATCATTAAATACAATTGTGCCGCCTTCACAGGTAACTGTTTTATTATTTGTTGTCAAAAAATCTGCTTTACAAAGGTTAGGGACTGAATTAGTGCCGGTCGCGGTAAGATTAGCAGTCGTCCATAAGTTATTCCTGCCGCTTGTGCTTGAATTCAAAGCTGCGATCATACGTGATGCCTGCCCGGTAGTGAACATAACACAACAATAGGAATACTCCATAAAATTCTGGTAGTTTTCAATGATAGTGGTATTACATATTTTCGCATTTGTCGACGCCGGACAAAAATCCCAACCTTTGGTTTGAGGAGTGTCCGAAACCAGGTCATCACCACAAGAAATTCCAGGATCATTTGTGCTTCCCCATACATGCCTGAGGTTCAAATAGTGACCCACCTCATGCGTAACAGCCCTTGAATTATTAAGACTGCTTGTACCAATAGATCCGACATAATTGCTTAAGACCATAATACCATCAGTGGAAGCAGAGGTACCCCCCGGATAATAAGCAAATCCAGCCGCGCCGCTTGAAATCTTTCTGACTACCCAAATGTTTAGGTATTTATTGTTTGGCCAGGGATTAAATTTTGCGCTATTATCACCAGTATATGTTTTAAGACTCGCAATACGGTCTATTCCATTAGTACAATTTCCGCTTGGATCTTTTTGTGCAAGTACAAAATTAACTCCAACATTCGCTACTTTTGACTTAAAGGAAGCGATAACACTGGCTGTATCGGCATTTTCCTTGTTAAAATCCCTATTAAGAATTTTCATTTCATCATAGATCTGGGCATCCGAAATGTTTTCAGAACCATAATTATGAATGACGTGAAAAACAACCGGAATAGTATAGATCACGTTTGCTGTTTTTTGGGCAGCCTGGCTCTGAATGAACTTTTGAGTAAAGTCCTCGAGCTTTTGACGTTCAATTAAAATCTCAGGATGATCTTTCAACAGCTGATTATCTATTTCACTGGTACCGCAATAGTGTGTAGGTTGTTGGGCGAAAGTGGTTGCAACAACCACGAAAGCCAATGCCATAATACCGATTTTGATTTTCATATTGAATCGTATTTAATGGTTTACTAAAAAAACAACATTTTCTCAATCCACCGCATCTACCTAAGATACGAAATAAATCTGATGGAACAAAGCAGAAAAATTAGCTTCAAGCCATCTCTCTTTAATTCCCCCCAGTTTATTTCATAAATAACGATGTTTATACGAACTCTTTAAATCAATACAACAATGTATTAACAGATGCATCTCTTTACAAACCATATTATTTTCAAAATTAGATGTCTAACTTATTTGCATTGGACTAACACTACCCCCATTCTAATAAAAAACAGATGAAAAAACGGGGTTTCTACAAAGCAATGGATCGAATGAGAAAATTTACAAAAAAGATACTTTGTTTTATCAGGAATTACAAAAGTGGAATTTGAAAATTGGGCTTCAATTAAAATGAAACACTTTACC is a genomic window of Bacteroidota bacterium containing:
- the paaA gene encoding 1,2-phenylacetyl-CoA epoxidase subunit A, with the protein product MVKDEKKLLEEFQVKINKGVKIEPKDWMPEHYRKQLIRMMSQHAHSEIVGMLPEGNWITRAPSLRRKAILLAKVQDEAGHGMYLYSAAETLGVDRTEMLEQLHTGKAKYSSIFNYPTLTWADIGAIGWLVDGAAIMNQTALAKGSYGPYSRAMVRICKEESFHNRQGYEIMCSLAFGTPEQKAMAQDALNRWWWPAIMMLGPSDDNSPNSAELMNWKVKMESNDSIRQRFIDRTVPQGDYIGLTFPDPLLKFNQETGHYKHGPINWEEFFNVVKGNGPCNKERLKARVDADKDGKWVREAAEAYAMKHAEKEALAA
- the paaJ gene encoding phenylacetate-CoA oxygenase subunit PaaJ — protein: MIPGSHTKAEVLNLLSEIPDPEIPVINIKELGILRDVELTANGCIVTVTPTYSGCPAMKLIEDQIVSILKLSGMEHVEIKMVYSPPWTTDWINEEAKEKLRKYGIAPPEKTSIDKGFLLGKKKHPACPQCGSVNTEMTSQFGSTSCKALYRCNDCKEPFDYFKCI
- the paaC gene encoding phenylacetate-CoA oxygenase subunit PaaC — translated: MEKQKALFEYCLRLADSSLILGQRLGEWCGHGPILEEDIALTNIALDFVGHATAMLQYAARVEGNNNTEDNLAYLRSEREFKNVLLVEQPNGDYAKTIARQFLFDTFQYYYYQALQNSKDETLSALAGKSIKEITYHLRHSSQWVLRLGDGTAESHERIQNAINDLWMFTGDLFDMDEVDALLIKEGIAADLGQVKQKWNDHVAELLEKATLQIPAQTFMQRGSREGRHTEHLGYLLAEMQYLPRTFPNAKW
- a CDS encoding choice-of-anchor J domain-containing protein; the protein is MKIKIGIMALAFVVVATTFAQQPTHYCGTSEIDNQLLKDHPEILIERQKLEDFTQKFIQSQAAQKTANVIYTIPVVFHVIHNYGSENISDAQIYDEMKILNRDFNKENADTASVIASFKSKVANVGVNFVLAQKDPSGNCTNGIDRIASLKTYTGDNSAKFNPWPNNKYLNIWVVRKISSGAAGFAYYPGGTSASTDGIMVLSNYVGSIGTSSLNNSRAVTHEVGHYLNLRHVWGSTNDPGISCGDDLVSDTPQTKGWDFCPASTNAKICNTTIIENYQNFMEYSYCCVMFTTGQASRMIAALNSSTSGRNNLWTTANLTATGTNSVPNLCKADFLTTNNKTVTCEGGTIVFNDASWNGTPTTYSWSFPGGIPSTATTQSVTVTYPTAGVYNVSLTVSNGTSSPSVTKTNLITVYSTTAMTAVPFTEGFESGGAVPNANWMVSNPDNKTYKWQTTTAAKYSGTSCVMVNNFSNDTAQIEELMGPTIDCTKLGNPKLYFKIAYAQKDASSNDQLKVNISTNCGVSWIVKKTESGNNMKSVPPQATAFTPTSTTQWRNDSVTNLNVGSSSNVRIKFQFINADGNNIYIDDINITGSTLTGINDELADNLDFHIYPNPTQDRSIVEFNLVNNSKVSVKLLDILGNEVLDLVNGQQLAEGNYKFPIGRNAMSSGVYFVRLMIDDRLFTQKLLLD
- a CDS encoding enoyl-CoA hydratase/isomerase family protein — encoded protein: MAVVKSEILNGVCKITLNRPEKYNSFNREMALLLQQALGEASSNKAIRAVLITAEGKAFCAGQDLSETTNGTGLSIERIVREHYNPIILAIRQIEKPVVCAVNGIAAGAGANIALACDIVIAATSASFVQAFSKIGLIPDSGGTFFLPRLVGFQRASALMMLGDNVTATQALQMGMVYKVVEDPKLNEEGMIFASNLANMPTKGIGLTKRLLNESLFNSLEKQLEAEGKMQVEAAASHDFGEGVKAFLEKRKPIFKGE
- a CDS encoding cupin-like domain-containing protein, encoding MNLSLKIEVVEKISPREFNENYFIPRKPVIIKGIINDQPAGQKWTMNWFAQTMGDCMVDLYDSTSVNSSKTAITKPDKQMRFDEYLNIISSDKPCHYRIFLFNIFKKKPSLKKDYKCPGIFESFLKDVGFVFFGGINSVTRMHQDIDMSNVLLTQFDGRKRVVLFSPEYSELLYKLPLNTFSLVDIDKPDYQKFPGLKYVNGYDIVLERGDAIFMPAGWWHHIVYLTGGFGVSFRKIGPDMLTVFNGILNLAVYMPFDKLMTKFFGEKWYNYKRKLAFERANDKIEEISSRQKFASSGQHIVI
- the paaB gene encoding 1,2-phenylacetyl-CoA epoxidase subunit B; the protein is MEKKDTQWPLWEIFIQANPGIPHKHVGSLHAPDAELAIQNARDVYTRRNEGISIWVVEAKNIRASSPEDIGSFFEPANDKVYRHPTFYKVPDGVKYL